In the Leptolyngbya sp. 'hensonii' genome, one interval contains:
- a CDS encoding tetratricopeptide repeat protein, with product MIRHILSLLCNVLLMGSLWLGTLSPVLAETVSEPSALMQQVDTLFEQAFIATNHADFATAEQLWTQVIDRFPENAAAWSNRGNSRVSQHKLEAAIADFDQAIKLAPNAPDPYLNRGTALEGLGRWEAAIADYNQVLQLDPQDAAAFNNRGNAEAGLGQWQQAIADFQQAIALAPDFAFAQANYALALYQDGQLEESLRLIRNLVRKYPKFADMRAALTAVLWTQGQVGEAESQWVSVVGLDQRYKDIRWVAEVRRWPPAMVASLDKFLKLK from the coding sequence ATGATCCGGCATATTCTGTCACTGTTATGCAATGTGTTGTTGATGGGAAGTCTGTGGCTGGGTACCCTATCCCCGGTTCTGGCAGAGACTGTGTCAGAACCCAGTGCCTTGATGCAGCAGGTAGATACCCTGTTTGAGCAGGCTTTTATCGCCACGAATCACGCCGATTTCGCCACCGCAGAACAGCTCTGGACTCAAGTCATCGATCGGTTCCCAGAGAATGCCGCAGCCTGGAGTAACCGGGGAAATTCCAGGGTGAGTCAACACAAGCTGGAGGCCGCGATCGCAGACTTTGACCAGGCGATTAAACTGGCTCCCAATGCCCCCGACCCCTATCTGAACCGGGGCACAGCTTTGGAAGGGTTGGGGCGCTGGGAAGCGGCGATCGCCGACTACAACCAGGTCTTGCAACTGGATCCTCAGGATGCGGCGGCATTTAACAACCGGGGGAACGCGGAGGCTGGTCTGGGCCAATGGCAGCAGGCGATCGCAGACTTTCAGCAAGCCATTGCTCTGGCCCCTGACTTTGCTTTTGCCCAGGCCAACTATGCCCTGGCCCTGTATCAGGATGGGCAATTGGAAGAGTCCCTCCGCCTCATCCGTAACCTGGTGCGCAAGTATCCCAAATTTGCGGATATGCGAGCGGCTTTGACGGCAGTTCTGTGGACTCAGGGGCAGGTGGGAGAGGCAGAAAGTCAGTGGGTGTCGGTGGTTGGCCTGGACCAGCGCTACAAGGATATCCGGTGGGTCGCGGAAGTTCGTCGCTGGCCTCCTGCGATGGTGGCGTCTCTGGACAAGTTCCTCAAATTGAAATAG
- a CDS encoding HD domain-containing protein yields the protein MSQLFLLQAMDFAARKHRDQRRKDENASPYINHPIAVALVLAEVGGVNDPEVLAAAILHDTIEDTGTTPEELEKIFGARVRSLVEEVTDDKQLPKLERKQRQIEHARELSPGATMIKLGDKINNVRDITHSPPVDWSLERRQEYLNWAEAVINNCPSVNADLRACFFRILAQGRQRLTHPD from the coding sequence ATGAGTCAGCTTTTTCTCTTACAGGCCATGGATTTTGCTGCTCGGAAACACCGAGATCAGCGGCGGAAGGATGAAAATGCCTCTCCTTACATTAACCATCCCATTGCGGTTGCTTTGGTCCTGGCTGAAGTGGGTGGCGTGAATGACCCGGAAGTGCTGGCTGCAGCTATCCTGCACGATACGATCGAAGATACGGGCACCACGCCAGAGGAACTGGAAAAGATCTTTGGTGCCAGAGTTCGTTCTTTGGTAGAAGAAGTCACGGATGATAAGCAGCTTCCCAAACTAGAACGGAAGCAGCGACAGATCGAACATGCTCGGGAGTTGAGTCCAGGAGCAACCATGATTAAACTGGGCGATAAAATTAATAATGTCAGAGATATCACCCATTCACCCCCGGTGGATTGGAGCCTGGAGCGACGGCAGGAGTATCTGAACTGGGCCGAAGCTGTGATCAACAATTGTCCATCGGTGAATGCTGACCTGCGGGCTTGCTTCTTCCGAATTTTGGCCCAGGGAAGACAGCGGTTGACCCATCCTGATTGA
- a CDS encoding NUDIX hydrolase — MTPDWQIHDRFLELRSRWMTLIGEHLLTETGEQLEYWRVERADSVIILPIQADRLLLPPPAYRPGVGHCTLDFPGGRVPTGQTAAEAIPGILQRELGLPPQMIEDLQTLNVEGWPINSSFSNQKLFGFVAEIHPDVRLSPESIGTTVLITEGGIQDLLQHLTCLQCRAVLLEWWQRHPGLTA; from the coding sequence ATGACCCCAGATTGGCAAATCCACGATCGGTTTCTGGAATTACGGTCTCGCTGGATGACCCTGATTGGAGAACACCTGCTGACAGAGACGGGTGAACAACTGGAATACTGGCGGGTGGAGCGGGCGGATTCCGTCATCATTCTACCCATCCAGGCCGATCGTCTGCTACTCCCCCCGCCTGCCTACCGTCCTGGGGTGGGTCACTGCACCCTTGATTTTCCTGGTGGTCGCGTGCCCACAGGCCAAACAGCAGCAGAGGCCATTCCGGGGATTCTGCAGCGGGAATTGGGTCTGCCCCCCCAGATGATTGAGGATCTCCAGACCCTTAATGTAGAGGGCTGGCCGATCAACAGCTCCTTTTCCAATCAGAAACTGTTTGGCTTTGTCGCCGAAATCCACCCAGATGTGCGGTTATCCCCTGAATCCATTGGGACTACCGTCCTGATCACTGAGGGCGGAATCCAGGACTTACTACAACACCTGACCTGCCTACAATGTCGTGCGGTTCTGCTGGAATGGTGGCAGCGGCATCCAGGACTTACTGCTTAG
- a CDS encoding pentapeptide repeat-containing protein — MFQVGGHFSDKLTRSGMGDIIKMDVNELLKLYEAGQRDFSGIDLQGANLNGVTLIEVDFSGANLMGASLSRAFLTKSNFSGAFLNWADLSYTKLSEGNLADADLTKANLSGAFLIKSNFSKAKLSGANVSHANLRNSDLHRANLCGANLCGANLRGVTLQGANLNWANLKAAKLSGAGLKGAFLHNVNLKGAFLNGVDLQGSQLDGVNLSTAKLSGANLEGAHLEAANFSDAVLRGTSLNGAHLNGANLSGASMAQANLSWANLNQADFSEADLSQAHFLGAKVDGAEFTNVKLSDLTRRYLCLLASGNSVWTQKATRDTLNCPADNPMPEITTTRSASTRPAAQIAFNLPIRTVADPIAQLA; from the coding sequence ATGTTCCAAGTCGGGGGGCACTTTAGCGACAAGCTCACCCGTAGCGGTATGGGAGACATCATCAAAATGGACGTTAATGAGTTACTGAAGCTCTATGAGGCAGGCCAAAGAGATTTTTCCGGAATTGACTTGCAGGGGGCAAACCTGAATGGGGTCACGCTGATTGAAGTAGATTTTTCGGGTGCCAACTTAATGGGTGCCAGTCTCAGTCGGGCTTTTCTAACAAAATCAAATTTTAGTGGGGCCTTTTTGAACTGGGCTGATCTCAGCTATACCAAACTCAGTGAAGGCAACCTCGCAGATGCAGATCTAACTAAAGCAAACTTGAGTGGGGCTTTTTTGATTAAATCAAATTTCTCCAAAGCCAAGCTCAGTGGGGCTAACGTGAGTCATGCTAATCTCCGTAACTCTGATTTACATCGCGCTAATCTCTGTGGTGCTAATCTCTGTGGCGCTAACTTGCGGGGAGTGACTTTACAAGGGGCCAATCTCAACTGGGCTAATCTCAAAGCTGCCAAACTCAGCGGGGCAGGCCTGAAGGGAGCCTTTTTGCACAACGTCAATCTGAAAGGGGCTTTTTTGAATGGGGTAGACCTGCAGGGGAGCCAGTTGGATGGGGTTAACCTAAGTACCGCTAAACTCAGTGGCGCTAATCTGGAAGGAGCCCACCTGGAAGCCGCAAATTTTAGTGATGCAGTTCTGCGCGGCACCAGTTTGAATGGAGCCCATCTGAATGGGGCAAATCTAAGCGGAGCCTCTATGGCCCAGGCCAATTTGAGTTGGGCGAACCTGAACCAGGCTGATTTTAGTGAGGCAGACCTGAGTCAGGCCCACTTTTTAGGCGCTAAAGTGGATGGGGCTGAATTCACGAACGTGAAGCTCTCGGACCTCACCCGACGATATCTTTGCCTGCTGGCCTCTGGCAACTCGGTCTGGACCCAAAAAGCGACCCGAGACACCTTAAACTGTCCGGCAGATAATCCTATGCCAGAAATCACCACGACCCGATCAGCTTCAACCCGACCCGCTGCTCAAATCGCCTTCAATTTACCGATCAGAACCGTTGCCGACCCGATCGCGCAATTGGCTTGA
- the ruvB gene encoding Holliday junction branch migration DNA helicase RuvB — protein MAIVSSKKHSPAPGRQPEENSLPLELSPAPDREAPHQAPAERATLLEPRAREEELSKQEEKIRPQRLTDYIGQKDLKEVLKITIQAAQARKESLDHLLLYGPPGLGKTTMSLILATEMGVNCRVTTAPALERPRDIVGLLMNLQAGDILFIDEIHRLPRVTEEILYPAMEDYRVDITVGKGHSARTRSLKLPPFTLVGATTRVGALTSPLRDRFGSIQRLRFYELDELSAIILRTARILNTAITDEGALEIARRSRGTPRIANRLLKRVRDFVEVKASGQISEAIAAEALELFNVDPCGLDWTDRRLLSVMIENFNGGPVGLETMAAATGEDAQTIEEVYEPYLLQIGYLNRTPRGRIATPAAWRHLGYVPPDGTP, from the coding sequence ATGGCGATCGTCTCTTCCAAAAAACACTCCCCTGCACCAGGCCGCCAACCTGAGGAAAATTCTCTCCCTCTGGAGCTATCCCCTGCCCCCGATCGGGAGGCTCCCCACCAGGCCCCAGCAGAACGGGCCACTCTCCTGGAACCCAGAGCCAGAGAAGAGGAGCTGAGCAAGCAGGAGGAAAAGATCAGGCCTCAGCGGCTGACTGACTACATTGGCCAGAAAGACCTGAAGGAAGTCCTCAAAATTACCATCCAGGCTGCTCAGGCCCGTAAAGAATCCCTGGATCATCTGTTATTGTACGGCCCTCCAGGTCTGGGCAAAACCACCATGTCACTGATTTTGGCCACGGAGATGGGGGTCAATTGCCGGGTCACCACAGCCCCAGCCCTGGAACGCCCCCGGGATATCGTCGGGCTCCTGATGAACCTGCAGGCTGGGGACATCCTGTTTATCGATGAGATCCACCGTCTGCCCAGGGTTACAGAAGAAATCCTGTATCCAGCCATGGAAGATTATCGTGTGGATATTACAGTGGGCAAAGGCCACAGTGCCCGCACCCGGTCCCTGAAACTCCCCCCCTTTACCCTGGTCGGCGCAACAACCCGAGTCGGGGCTCTTACCTCGCCTCTGCGCGATCGTTTTGGGTCCATTCAGCGCCTGCGATTCTACGAACTGGATGAGTTGAGCGCCATTATTTTGCGCACGGCTCGCATCCTGAATACAGCCATTACTGATGAAGGTGCCCTGGAAATTGCCCGCCGTTCCCGAGGCACGCCCCGGATCGCTAACCGGCTGCTGAAGCGCGTGCGTGACTTTGTGGAGGTCAAGGCATCTGGCCAGATTTCCGAGGCCATCGCTGCCGAAGCTCTGGAACTGTTCAATGTCGATCCCTGTGGCCTGGATTGGACCGATCGGCGGCTCCTCAGTGTCATGATTGAGAATTTTAATGGGGGGCCGGTAGGATTGGAAACGATGGCGGCTGCAACTGGGGAAGATGCACAGACGATCGAGGAAGTGTACGAACCCTACCTGTTGCAGATTGGTTATCTGAACCGCACCCCTCGAGGGCGAATCGCCACCCCAGCAGCCTGGCGGCATTTGGGTTATGTTCCACCCGATGGGACACCTTGA
- the queF gene encoding preQ(1) synthase yields the protein MTLTESATSNSNNDVKYGERLIEEGALITFPNPRPGRRYDIHITLPEFTCKCPFSGYPDFATISLTYVPDQKVVELKTLKLYINSYRDRYISHEESVNQILDDLVAACDPLEIKVKGDFSPRGNVHTVIEVEHRQ from the coding sequence ATGACCCTTACAGAATCTGCAACATCCAATAGCAACAATGATGTCAAGTACGGGGAGCGACTGATCGAAGAAGGTGCATTAATTACCTTCCCCAATCCCCGTCCAGGACGGCGTTATGATATACACATTACCCTGCCAGAATTTACCTGTAAGTGCCCTTTCTCTGGCTATCCAGACTTTGCCACTATTTCATTGACCTATGTACCCGATCAGAAGGTGGTAGAGCTAAAAACCCTGAAGCTATACATCAACAGCTATCGAGATCGCTACATTTCCCATGAAGAATCGGTCAACCAGATTTTAGATGACCTGGTAGCCGCCTGCGATCCCCTGGAGATCAAAGTCAAGGGTGATTTCTCCCCACGAGGAAATGTCCACACCGTGATTGAGGTCGAGCACCGACAGTAA
- a CDS encoding P-II family nitrogen regulator gives MKKVEAIIRPFKLDEVKIALVNAGVVGMTVSEVRGFGRQKGQTERYRGSEYTVEFLQKLKVEIVVEDDQVDMVVEKIITAARTGEIGDGKIFITPVDQIVRIRTGEKNLEAI, from the coding sequence TTGAAGAAGGTTGAAGCCATTATTCGGCCATTTAAGCTCGATGAAGTCAAAATTGCTTTGGTAAACGCTGGTGTCGTTGGTATGACAGTTTCCGAAGTGCGGGGCTTTGGTCGGCAGAAAGGTCAAACAGAACGTTACCGTGGCTCCGAGTACACGGTAGAGTTTCTGCAGAAACTTAAGGTTGAAATTGTGGTCGAGGACGATCAGGTTGACATGGTTGTGGAGAAGATCATCACTGCAGCCCGGACAGGGGAAATCGGTGATGGCAAGATTTTTATCACACCTGTTGATCAGATTGTGCGGATTCGGACGGGTGAAAAGAATTTGGAAGCGATCTAG
- the queG gene encoding tRNA epoxyqueuosine(34) reductase QueG: MARIENSDQWPDSSQVKQYALSLGFHKVGIVRLDRADQATHPGAALAGWLAEGYQADMAWMAHPKRQDIRQVMPEVRSIVCVALNYYTASDRPAASPDRPAPAKISRYAWGRDYHRVLHKKLKVLATWLQAQNSGIQARYYADTGPIQDKVWAEQAGIGWIAKNANLITREFGSWVFLGEVLTNLDLDPDRPHHAHCGTCTRCITACPTGAIVSPAVVDANRCIAYHTIENRSEEIPAAIAQALDGWVAGCDICQDVCPWNQRFAQPTDVSEFQPYPWNVAPDLKELAEISQAEYDRRFPASALRRIKRGMLRRNARTALAAMPQKESP, from the coding sequence ATGGCAAGGATTGAGAATTCTGATCAATGGCCAGATAGTAGTCAGGTCAAGCAATACGCCTTAAGTTTGGGATTCCATAAGGTTGGAATTGTCAGGCTCGATCGGGCCGATCAGGCCACCCATCCCGGAGCAGCCCTGGCGGGCTGGCTGGCCGAGGGATATCAGGCAGACATGGCCTGGATGGCGCATCCGAAACGTCAGGATATCCGCCAGGTGATGCCAGAGGTTCGCTCGATCGTCTGCGTGGCTCTGAACTATTACACGGCCTCTGATCGTCCGGCTGCCTCTCCCGATCGTCCAGCCCCAGCTAAAATCTCCCGCTATGCCTGGGGACGGGACTATCACCGGGTTCTGCACAAAAAACTGAAGGTGCTGGCAACCTGGCTGCAGGCTCAGAACAGTGGGATTCAGGCCCGTTACTACGCGGATACGGGACCGATTCAGGATAAGGTCTGGGCAGAGCAGGCCGGGATTGGCTGGATCGCCAAAAACGCCAACCTGATCACGCGGGAGTTTGGCTCCTGGGTGTTTCTGGGAGAAGTGCTGACCAACCTGGACCTGGATCCCGATCGCCCCCACCATGCCCATTGCGGCACCTGCACCCGCTGTATCACCGCCTGTCCCACTGGGGCGATCGTCAGTCCTGCCGTTGTGGATGCTAATCGGTGCATTGCCTATCACACAATCGAAAACCGCTCAGAGGAGATACCTGCAGCAATTGCCCAAGCGTTGGACGGTTGGGTTGCTGGTTGTGACATCTGCCAGGATGTGTGCCCCTGGAATCAACGATTTGCCCAGCCCACGGATGTCAGCGAATTTCAGCCCTATCCCTGGAATGTGGCCCCGGATCTGAAAGAGCTAGCCGAGATCAGTCAGGCAGAGTACGATCGGCGGTTTCCGGCTTCGGCGTTGCGACGCATCAAACGAGGGATGTTGCGGCGAAATGCCCGCACTGCGCTGGCTGCCATGCCCCAGAAAGAATCCCCTTAA
- a CDS encoding ATP-binding cassette domain-containing protein translates to MKVELLQISRRFGSVQANENVSLTVEAGSIHGLLGENGAGKSTLVKILSGFISCDRGQILLDGQPVELKTPADAIHKGIGMLHQDPLDFPPLSVLDNFMVGKSGGLLLPRSQARRELQQLGVQFNFSLDPQARVSDLTVGERQQLEILRLLSLGVNTLILDEPTTGISASQKTALFEAMRRLAQQGKSVIIVSHKLEDVEVLCDRVTVLRQGQVAGHLEVPHPPAPTFTNQLVDLMFGRELALPLKPKTCRPEVALELKQVTLSSDRLRLTIDHLTVHQGEVLGLAGLEGSGQQLLLRLCAGLLTACTGTLWVDGIAMAHQPYRSYLEAGIGYLPADRLKEGLIGGLSIQEHVALRSPEQRMLIDWGKILQTAQQTIATFSIRGRPHSKVDQLSGGNQQRTQLALLPTPLNLLLMEHPTRGLDIESAQWVWQQLMIRCETGTTILFMSSDLDEIMQYSDRVMVFSGSKVSAAIPVVDLTVDQLGQMIGGKF, encoded by the coding sequence ATGAAAGTTGAACTGCTGCAAATTTCCAGGCGTTTTGGTTCAGTTCAGGCCAACGAAAACGTGTCTCTGACAGTGGAAGCAGGCAGCATCCATGGTTTATTGGGGGAAAATGGAGCCGGGAAAAGTACCCTGGTTAAAATCCTGAGTGGATTCATCAGTTGCGATCGGGGTCAGATTCTACTGGATGGACAGCCTGTTGAGCTGAAAACTCCCGCTGATGCTATCCACAAAGGAATTGGCATGCTCCATCAAGATCCGCTTGATTTCCCGCCGCTGTCTGTGCTGGACAATTTCATGGTAGGAAAATCTGGAGGGTTGTTGCTCCCTCGATCACAGGCGCGTCGAGAACTGCAGCAACTGGGAGTCCAATTTAACTTCAGTCTCGATCCCCAGGCCCGGGTGAGTGACCTAACGGTGGGAGAACGGCAGCAGTTGGAGATTCTGCGGTTGCTTTCCCTGGGAGTCAATACCCTGATTCTGGATGAGCCAACGACCGGGATCTCGGCCTCTCAGAAAACTGCCTTGTTTGAGGCCATGAGGCGGTTGGCTCAGCAGGGCAAGTCGGTCATCATCGTTTCTCACAAACTGGAAGATGTAGAGGTGCTGTGTGATCGGGTGACTGTGTTGCGTCAGGGCCAGGTGGCAGGCCATCTGGAAGTTCCCCATCCACCGGCCCCTACCTTTACCAACCAACTGGTGGATTTGATGTTTGGGCGGGAGTTGGCCCTACCCCTCAAGCCTAAAACTTGCAGACCAGAGGTGGCGCTGGAGCTAAAGCAGGTGACATTATCCAGCGATCGCCTGCGGCTGACGATCGACCATTTGACCGTACATCAGGGCGAAGTTTTGGGACTGGCGGGTTTGGAAGGGAGTGGCCAGCAGTTGCTCCTGCGCCTTTGTGCTGGACTCTTGACAGCTTGCACCGGAACTCTGTGGGTAGACGGCATTGCCATGGCCCACCAACCCTATCGGAGCTATTTGGAAGCTGGGATTGGTTATCTGCCTGCCGATCGGCTCAAGGAGGGGTTAATCGGCGGGCTTTCGATCCAGGAGCATGTGGCGCTGCGGTCACCGGAACAGCGGATGCTGATAGACTGGGGCAAGATTCTGCAGACCGCCCAGCAGACAATTGCCACTTTCAGTATTCGTGGCAGACCCCACTCTAAGGTGGATCAACTATCTGGTGGCAACCAGCAGCGGACCCAACTGGCCCTCCTGCCTACCCCCCTGAATCTACTCTTGATGGAACACCCCACCCGAGGATTGGACATTGAGTCGGCCCAGTGGGTCTGGCAACAACTGATGATCCGCTGTGAAACGGGCACGACTATTCTCTTCATGTCGTCAGATTTAGATGAGATCATGCAATACAGCGATCGGGTAATGGTCTTCAGTGGTAGCAAGGTCTCAGCGGCGATCCCGGTGGTCGATCTGACGGTTGATCAACTAGGCCAGATGATTGGCGGGAAGTTTTAG
- a CDS encoding glycosyltransferase, producing MLKPLMQRESFKDQIHKYFDQIAPDLDWWNHRNRYYYGDLKRLHQFLIPPGSRVLEIGCGTGDLLASVEPAVGVGIDFSQTVIDIASEKYPQLQFHCLDAETLTPEALPACTRKFDFILLSGSLGYLSNIQLVLQQLQVLCTPRTRLILTFHNFLWEPLLHVAEKVGQRRPQPPQNWLSMADVLNLLAITGYTPVKSGRRFLMPKPIPLLSEFCNRYLVQLPGLNHLGLTNYVVARPFRGPLPGQASPYTCSVIIPARNEAGNIAGAIARLPPLGHHTEVIFVEGHSQDDTWSEIQRAIASYDGSFTIKALQQKGKGKADAVRLGFAEATGDILFILDADLTVSPEEMAYFLDVIATGRGEFINGSRLVYPRSLEAMPWLNTMANKFFASAFSFLLGQRLKDTLCGTKVLWREDYDRIVQGRSYFGDFDPFGDFDLLFGAAKLNLHIVEVPVRYQPRSYGQSNIAHFREGLVLLRMCLYACQKLKFL from the coding sequence ATGTTAAAGCCCCTGATGCAACGAGAGTCATTCAAAGATCAGATTCATAAGTACTTTGACCAGATCGCGCCGGATTTAGACTGGTGGAACCATCGCAACCGTTATTACTACGGTGATCTGAAGCGATTGCACCAATTTCTCATCCCCCCTGGAAGTCGCGTTCTGGAAATAGGGTGTGGCACAGGAGACTTACTGGCTTCTGTTGAGCCTGCTGTAGGGGTGGGGATTGATTTTTCCCAGACCGTTATTGATATTGCCAGTGAAAAATATCCTCAGTTGCAGTTCCACTGCCTGGATGCTGAGACCCTGACTCCAGAAGCTCTTCCAGCCTGTACCCGCAAGTTTGACTTCATTCTCCTGTCCGGATCATTGGGTTACCTGAGCAACATTCAACTGGTGTTACAACAACTCCAGGTCCTTTGTACCCCTCGGACCCGGTTGATTCTGACATTCCATAATTTTCTCTGGGAACCCCTTCTACATGTGGCAGAGAAAGTCGGGCAACGGCGGCCCCAACCACCCCAAAATTGGCTGTCTATGGCCGATGTCCTGAACCTATTGGCCATTACAGGCTATACCCCGGTCAAGTCAGGGCGTCGGTTTCTCATGCCTAAGCCCATTCCTCTGTTGTCGGAATTTTGCAATCGATACCTGGTTCAGCTTCCTGGCCTCAACCATCTGGGGTTGACCAACTACGTGGTAGCTCGACCCTTCAGGGGGCCTCTTCCGGGCCAGGCCAGTCCATATACCTGCTCTGTGATCATCCCGGCTCGTAATGAGGCGGGCAACATTGCGGGGGCGATCGCCCGCCTCCCGCCTTTGGGCCACCACACCGAAGTTATTTTTGTCGAGGGGCATTCTCAGGATGACACCTGGAGCGAAATTCAACGGGCGATCGCCAGTTATGACGGTTCTTTCACGATCAAAGCCTTGCAGCAAAAAGGAAAGGGGAAGGCCGATGCGGTTCGGCTGGGCTTTGCTGAAGCTACGGGAGATATCCTGTTTATCCTGGATGCGGATTTGACCGTTTCTCCCGAGGAGATGGCGTACTTTCTGGACGTGATTGCAACGGGGCGGGGAGAGTTTATTAATGGCTCCCGATTAGTCTATCCGCGTTCTCTGGAGGCCATGCCCTGGCTGAATACCATGGCGAATAAGTTCTTTGCCTCTGCCTTTTCTTTCCTGTTAGGCCAGCGGCTGAAAGATACTCTGTGCGGTACCAAGGTGCTCTGGCGAGAAGATTACGATCGCATTGTTCAGGGCCGATCCTACTTTGGAGACTTTGATCCCTTTGGAGACTTTGACCTTCTGTTTGGTGCGGCCAAACTGAATCTGCACATTGTGGAAGTGCCAGTGCGATACCAACCTCGCAGTTACGGTCAATCCAACATTGCCCATTTCCGGGAAGGATTGGTGTTACTGCGAATGTGTCTCTATGCCTGCCAGAAGCTGAAGTTTCTCTAA
- a CDS encoding calcium-binding protein, with the protein MAGIHGTPQGDRLEGTDEGDVMLGYAGNDILVGKKGDDILHGGLGNDQLLGHEGDDSLYGEAGHDLLDGGPGHDRLFGGDGDDVLIGGPGDDHLDGGPGDDIYIYAPGDGVDVIEDPAGTDILILKQIFSHEVQVQLGAHQRYHVSYRGTVIAKMRGVEYIETEDGRFPISHWL; encoded by the coding sequence ATGGCAGGAATTCACGGAACACCTCAAGGTGATCGTCTGGAAGGTACGGATGAGGGTGATGTGATGCTTGGTTACGCAGGCAACGATATCCTGGTTGGTAAAAAAGGAGATGACATTCTTCACGGTGGTCTGGGCAATGATCAGTTGCTGGGCCATGAGGGTGATGACTCCCTGTACGGGGAAGCAGGCCACGATCTCCTAGATGGAGGGCCGGGCCACGATCGACTCTTTGGCGGCGACGGCGACGATGTTCTGATCGGAGGCCCCGGGGATGATCATCTGGATGGGGGTCCGGGGGATGATATCTATATCTATGCTCCAGGGGATGGGGTTGATGTGATTGAAGACCCGGCTGGAACAGATATTCTGATTCTGAAGCAGATTTTCTCCCATGAAGTTCAGGTCCAGCTTGGAGCCCATCAGCGCTATCACGTATCTTATCGGGGAACCGTCATCGCCAAAATGCGAGGTGTGGAGTACATCGAAACCGAGGATGGCCGCTTTCCCATCAGTCACTGGCTGTAG
- a CDS encoding DUF732 domain-containing protein yields MSGKNFLLGATAVVMAIAATPMVAFASDETFLASLAKLGSRDAGIKSIVTQVGDDNNIKMAKGICSILEDPEVETVKDLVNGVVTENFFDIPAPKLSGTSQQKTKSILGYLIITTQAGVPEYCSQHKPKLTNLFKTK; encoded by the coding sequence ATGAGCGGGAAGAATTTTTTGCTGGGCGCGACCGCAGTGGTGATGGCGATCGCGGCTACCCCAATGGTTGCCTTTGCTTCAGATGAAACCTTTCTGGCCAGTCTGGCCAAGCTGGGAAGTCGAGATGCTGGCATTAAGAGTATTGTCACCCAGGTTGGAGACGACAACAATATCAAAATGGCTAAAGGGATTTGCAGTATTTTAGAGGATCCTGAAGTCGAAACGGTGAAAGACCTGGTTAATGGCGTGGTGACAGAAAACTTCTTTGACATTCCAGCTCCGAAGCTTTCGGGCACCAGTCAGCAAAAGACGAAGTCAATTTTGGGTTACCTGATTATTACGACCCAGGCTGGTGTTCCAGAATATTGCAGTCAACATAAACCCAAACTCACGAATCTCTTCAAAACCAAGTAG
- a CDS encoding carbon-nitrogen hydrolase family protein, whose protein sequence is MKSYLAAAIQMNSVPDLQKNLAQAEELIDLAVRRGAELVALPENFSFLGDEEVKLQQAKAIAHESGKFLRTMAQRFQITILGGGFPVPVEHNKVFNTALLLGPNGEELARYEKVHLFDVNLPDGNTYRESSTVLAGLRMPPVYPSKELGNLGLSVCYDVRFPELYRHLSQMGADVLFVPAAFTAYTGKDHWQVLLQARAIENTCYVIAPAQTGKHNSMRQSHGHAMIIDPWGVVLADAGDMPGIAIAAIDFTRLDQVRRQMPSLQHRVFI, encoded by the coding sequence ATGAAGTCCTATCTGGCTGCTGCAATTCAAATGAATAGTGTACCTGACCTGCAGAAGAATCTGGCGCAGGCAGAGGAGCTTATCGATCTGGCGGTTCGGCGAGGTGCTGAACTGGTGGCCCTGCCAGAGAACTTCTCCTTCCTGGGCGATGAAGAAGTCAAGTTGCAGCAAGCAAAGGCGATCGCCCATGAGAGTGGTAAGTTTCTCCGGACGATGGCCCAGCGATTTCAGATCACCATCCTGGGGGGAGGGTTTCCGGTTCCTGTGGAGCACAATAAAGTCTTCAATACGGCTTTATTGCTGGGGCCAAATGGAGAAGAACTGGCCCGCTACGAAAAAGTTCACCTGTTTGATGTCAACCTGCCCGATGGCAATACCTATCGGGAATCCAGCACCGTTCTGGCAGGGCTGCGAATGCCCCCAGTCTATCCTTCCAAAGAACTGGGTAATCTGGGGTTATCGGTCTGTTACGATGTCCGGTTTCCAGAGCTGTACCGCCATCTTTCCCAGATGGGAGCAGATGTGCTGTTTGTCCCAGCGGCTTTTACGGCCTATACCGGCAAAGATCACTGGCAGGTTCTATTACAGGCCCGGGCGATCGAGAACACCTGTTACGTCATCGCCCCGGCCCAAACAGGTAAACATAACAGCATGCGTCAATCCCACGGTCATGCCATGATTATTGACCCCTGGGGAGTCGTATTGGCTGATGCTGGAGATATGCCGGGGATTGCGATCGCGGCGATCGACTTCACCCGTCTGGATCAGGTTCGGCGTCAAATGCCCAGTCTGCAACATCGCGTGTTTATCTAA